From a region of the Mucilaginibacter auburnensis genome:
- a CDS encoding acetylxylan esterase, with translation MRILKFIAIIWVLVFINMGAAFAQDEEGEVVPSLTTSSKDAVFSNKATYKFTVKNTYNIAQEGSVSYLATTERGDSVKSQVIKVNIPPKSTKSFDFNIDGLKSGFYKVNFMVNVSYYDDTIRKAFGIRPEEIRSRYPKPADFDSFWAKNKAELEAIPPDFKMIPLPDSTKEGREVFRFEMRSVDSVIVRGYLTMPANRKKKKLAVLLGLPGYQVAVHPMMGTDDDLAIITLDVRGQGMSRETIHTRRDDYIFYQIEDKEKYVMKGAILDCVRAVDFIFTRPELDHDRIIVSGGSMGGFLAIATAALDSRVKLCSAQNPIMSDVHDLVGKVDWPLDDIRQYIRTQPGLTLEKVLNNLDYYDTKNFASNLKVATLLGMGLLDHLVPPDNIYAVYNNMSNKKHMIIFKDLGHEVGQPYKDFEGRWMRDTFGLF, from the coding sequence GTTTTTAGTAACAAGGCTACCTACAAATTCACTGTAAAAAACACATATAACATTGCTCAGGAAGGTTCGGTATCTTATTTGGCAACTACCGAGCGTGGCGACTCTGTTAAAAGTCAGGTTATAAAAGTTAATATCCCCCCAAAAAGCACTAAAAGTTTCGATTTTAATATTGACGGACTTAAATCGGGCTTTTATAAGGTAAACTTCATGGTTAATGTATCTTACTATGATGATACCATACGTAAAGCTTTTGGCATACGCCCCGAAGAAATAAGGTCCAGATATCCTAAACCGGCCGACTTTGACAGTTTCTGGGCCAAAAACAAGGCCGAGCTGGAAGCCATTCCTCCCGACTTTAAAATGATACCCCTCCCCGACTCCACAAAAGAAGGACGGGAGGTGTTCCGTTTTGAAATGCGATCTGTTGATAGTGTAATTGTGAGGGGATATCTCACTATGCCGGCTAATCGTAAAAAAAAGAAACTGGCCGTACTGCTGGGTTTGCCCGGTTACCAGGTAGCCGTGCACCCGATGATGGGTACTGATGACGACCTGGCCATTATTACATTGGACGTACGCGGACAGGGCATGAGCAGGGAAACCATACATACCCGTAGGGATGATTACATATTTTATCAGATAGAAGATAAGGAAAAATATGTAATGAAGGGCGCTATATTGGATTGCGTGCGAGCTGTTGATTTTATTTTTACCAGGCCCGAACTGGATCATGACCGTATCATTGTATCTGGCGGTAGTATGGGCGGATTTTTGGCTATAGCCACCGCTGCTCTGGACAGCAGGGTAAAGTTATGTTCGGCTCAAAACCCTATTATGAGTGATGTGCATGATCTGGTGGGCAAAGTTGACTGGCCGCTTGATGATATACGCCAATACATACGCACGCAACCCGGCCTTACACTTGAAAAAGTGTTGAACAACTTAGACTATTACGATACCAAAAACTTTGCATCTAACTTAAAGGTTGCTACACTGTTGGGAATGGGATTGCTTGACCACCTTGTGCCGCCTGATAATATTTATGCTGTTTACAACAACATGAGTAACAAAAAGCATATGATAATATTTAAAGACCTTGGCCACGAAGTAGGCCAGCCATACAAAGACTTTGAGGGGCGGTGGATGCGTGATACTTTTGGATTATTTTAA
- a CDS encoding tetratricopeptide repeat protein: MIRLIIISLFLLPISAIAQSADDYVQNGNARGNAKDYAGAIADFTKAIQKDSTKAKVYFYRANAYSNMKNDSAAIKDFTRSIQLDPSNANVDAYFYRANAYNNTRQYAAAIEGFNKAISINPRNADMYHYRANAKANSGDYKGAVADFTKAIEITPKDPSLYEYRGVAKANLGDDKGAIADYNLAAALDPDNADLIFYRANSKGNIGDYSGAIADYTRSLALNPKNAQAVFYRANAMSNMANYTGAVEGFKQTIALDADMPHVYEYLANALSNLKNDSAAISYFDNLIKQHPDKAELYLYNGIIKNNLNEKNGAIADFDKAIELKPKFSEALQKRAEAKYSIKVYDGALDDVNAAIDADAKNGDAFVTRARVLLIKRDTASAVRDLDEAIKLNPKNDFAYSVLGDLKAGQKNYTAALVNYDKAVELNKAVTENYLKRAKAHLALNNKAAVLADLKQIVELNTNDANLYVRVGEAMMDGGFYKDALTLADAQLKKHPENPMFYVRRGAAKEKLNDIAGAMADYDKALAMDSTLNDAYHNRGSAKFALKRYEEALADLNKAVKLQDKDYEAFFIRAQVKQALKDYQGAVDDFNTSLFINLDNTKVYAYRGVARSLLGDAVRAEIDLAVALSIEPRNDSFYRMRGDVRKNLKNYTGAMSDYDKAIAIDGQNMQAYLNRGLLKVQMNNVPAACADFNVAAKAGLKDAIDAVAKYCK; the protein is encoded by the coding sequence ATGATCAGGTTAATCATCATATCCTTATTCCTACTTCCAATATCGGCCATAGCACAATCTGCTGATGATTATGTGCAAAATGGTAACGCCCGCGGCAATGCTAAAGATTACGCAGGTGCGATAGCAGATTTTACAAAGGCGATTCAAAAAGACAGTACTAAAGCGAAGGTTTACTTTTATCGCGCTAACGCCTATTCAAACATGAAGAATGATTCGGCTGCTATAAAAGACTTTACCCGCTCCATACAACTTGATCCTTCAAATGCTAACGTTGACGCTTATTTCTACAGGGCCAACGCTTACAACAATACCAGGCAGTACGCAGCAGCTATTGAAGGTTTTAATAAAGCCATATCCATTAACCCGCGCAATGCAGATATGTATCACTACCGTGCCAATGCAAAGGCCAACAGCGGTGATTATAAAGGGGCGGTAGCTGATTTTACCAAGGCGATAGAAATAACGCCGAAAGATCCATCGCTGTATGAATACAGAGGCGTTGCCAAGGCAAACCTGGGCGATGACAAAGGCGCCATAGCCGATTATAACCTTGCCGCTGCGCTTGACCCGGACAACGCCGATCTGATATTTTACCGCGCCAATTCTAAAGGAAACATTGGCGATTATTCAGGCGCCATTGCTGATTATACCCGCTCATTGGCATTAAATCCTAAAAATGCGCAAGCCGTTTTTTACCGTGCCAATGCCATGTCAAATATGGCCAATTATACCGGCGCTGTTGAGGGCTTTAAACAAACCATAGCTCTTGATGCTGATATGCCTCATGTTTATGAATATCTGGCAAACGCATTATCTAATTTAAAGAACGATAGCGCGGCTATTTCTTATTTTGATAACCTGATCAAGCAACATCCGGACAAAGCAGAACTTTACCTTTATAACGGCATTATAAAAAATAATCTTAACGAAAAGAACGGTGCTATTGCCGATTTTGATAAAGCCATTGAGTTGAAGCCTAAGTTTTCTGAAGCGTTGCAGAAACGTGCCGAGGCCAAGTACAGCATAAAAGTTTATGATGGCGCGTTAGATGACGTAAACGCTGCCATTGATGCCGACGCTAAAAACGGTGATGCATTTGTAACCCGTGCCCGAGTTCTCTTAATTAAGAGAGATACTGCTTCGGCAGTTAGAGATCTGGATGAGGCTATAAAACTAAACCCTAAAAATGACTTTGCTTATTCGGTGCTGGGCGATTTAAAGGCTGGGCAGAAAAACTACACAGCGGCGCTGGTTAATTATGATAAAGCAGTTGAATTAAATAAGGCTGTAACAGAGAATTACCTTAAACGAGCCAAAGCTCATTTGGCACTTAACAACAAAGCGGCTGTGTTGGCAGATCTGAAGCAAATAGTTGAGTTGAATACGAACGATGCCAATTTGTATGTGCGGGTGGGAGAAGCTATGATGGATGGCGGTTTTTATAAAGATGCACTAACATTAGCCGATGCCCAGTTAAAAAAACACCCCGAAAACCCGATGTTTTATGTTAGGAGAGGCGCCGCCAAAGAAAAGCTGAATGACATTGCCGGAGCTATGGCCGACTATGATAAAGCTTTAGCAATGGACTCCACCCTTAATGATGCTTACCATAACCGCGGAAGCGCCAAGTTTGCTTTAAAGCGATATGAAGAAGCTTTGGCCGATCTAAATAAAGCAGTGAAGCTGCAGGATAAAGATTACGAAGCGTTTTTTATTCGCGCGCAGGTAAAGCAAGCGTTAAAGGATTACCAGGGCGCGGTAGATGATTTTAATACTTCCTTATTTATTAATCTGGATAACACAAAAGTATACGCTTATAGGGGCGTTGCCCGTAGTCTTTTAGGTGATGCTGTGCGGGCTGAGATAGATTTGGCCGTTGCGCTAAGTATAGAACCGCGTAACGATAGTTTTTACCGGATGCGTGGCGATGTGCGCAAAAACTTAAAGAACTACACCGGTGCTATGAGCGATTATGATAAAGCCATAGCTATTGATGGTCAAAATATGCAAGCCTATCTTAACCGCGGTTTACTAAAAGTGCAAATGAATAACGTGCCTGCAGCCTGTGCTGACTTTAACGTAGCAGCCAAAGCCGGGTTGAAAGATGCTATTGATGCAGTAGCAAAATATTGTAAATAA
- a CDS encoding DUF2442 domain-containing protein — MPLLNTRRQEKKVKVTFANGLLLVEKEGGKQQVFPLEWLPALANASEEEREDWTQTDSGIRFNKLGIDVAL, encoded by the coding sequence ATGCCATTACTCAACACCCGCCGACAGGAAAAGAAAGTTAAAGTTACCTTTGCCAATGGCTTATTGCTGGTTGAAAAGGAGGGAGGCAAACAACAGGTATTCCCGTTGGAATGGTTGCCAGCTTTGGCTAACGCGAGCGAGGAAGAACGTGAGGATTGGACACAAACCGATAGCGGCATCAGGTTTAATAAATTAGGCATTGATGTAGCTTTATAG